From a single Flavobacteriales bacterium genomic region:
- a CDS encoding fibronectin type III domain-containing protein: protein MNKVKAGLRGLNGLQKENLAYHIYTSMNGNPLFTESEPTMSELHAAYEVLQAANIQATDRGRIAIIHRNSTVERMDRLLTRLAAYVNSVCLGDAVALSSSGFALAHKPVPITNLEAPKRLRVRRTNFPDRMLVQWQRVQGAIIYEVEALLPGLLDWKRVELTSRPELLVAADLAQPNVQFRVCAVGRKAQSPYSGSSFLLVA, encoded by the coding sequence ATGAACAAGGTAAAAGCAGGATTACGCGGACTGAATGGCCTTCAGAAGGAGAACTTGGCCTACCATATATACACGAGTATGAATGGTAATCCACTGTTCACGGAGTCAGAACCCACCATGTCTGAATTGCACGCTGCCTACGAGGTACTGCAAGCGGCTAACATCCAGGCAACGGACCGTGGTCGCATAGCCATCATCCATAGGAATAGCACAGTTGAGCGTATGGATCGTTTACTCACGCGATTAGCTGCATACGTGAATAGTGTGTGCTTAGGAGATGCGGTAGCACTCTCAAGTTCTGGTTTTGCATTGGCCCACAAGCCAGTACCCATTACCAATTTGGAAGCGCCGAAACGTCTACGCGTGCGCCGCACCAACTTCCCCGATAGAATGTTAGTACAGTGGCAGCGCGTGCAGGGTGCTATCATCTATGAGGTAGAAGCGCTGTTACCTGGACTTCTCGACTGGAAGCGCGTGGAACTCACTAGCCGTCCCGAGCTCTTGGTCGCTGCGGATCTTGCGCAGCCCAATGTACAATTCCGTGTATGCGCGGTAGGTCGAAAGGCACAAAGCCCTTATTCAGGTTCCAGCTTTCTCTTGGTCGCTTAA
- a CDS encoding MgtC/SapB family protein, translating into MDYAYERELWILLDVGIAALLAGAVGLERELDKKPAGLRTNMVIGAVAALFILLGKIVITIYDTSLSENVEITTDPVRVFEAIVVGVSFIGAGTIMRSSNGNGVQNLTTAASLLLSAGIGISVALHLYVLAVGVALLAWVINHFMGIFERRMIHDEIDK; encoded by the coding sequence ATGGACTATGCATACGAAAGAGAGCTCTGGATATTGCTTGATGTAGGCATTGCAGCACTGCTCGCGGGCGCAGTTGGCTTGGAACGCGAACTCGATAAGAAACCAGCTGGCCTACGCACCAATATGGTGATCGGTGCGGTTGCTGCACTATTCATACTACTGGGCAAGATCGTCATTACCATCTACGACACCAGCCTATCTGAAAATGTGGAGATCACCACTGATCCTGTACGTGTGTTCGAGGCTATTGTGGTCGGGGTCAGTTTCATCGGGGCCGGCACCATAATGCGATCCTCGAATGGAAATGGAGTGCAGAATTTGACCACAGCGGCTTCACTTCTCCTAAGCGCAGGTATCGGCATCTCAGTAGCGCTTCATTTATATGTTCTTGCTGTTGGCGTGGCACTACTTGCATGGGTGATCAATCACTTCATGGGCATATTCGAGCGAAGAATGATCCATGATGAGATCGATAAATGA
- a CDS encoding SDR family oxidoreductase — protein sequence MLQKKTALITGAGSGIGEATTLLFARSGASVMLADMDMAGAERVLAEVKKNGGKGAVVKADVSNPKDCEHMVAETVKQFGRLDIAVNNAGIGGPQAMIGDYPIDGWDKVISINLSGVFYGMRYQIPAMLKNKSGSIINMASILAKVGFPSSGAYVAAKHGVIGLTENAALEYATQGIRVNAVGPGFIKTPLLDQNLKKEEMEGIAALHPMKRMGTPEEVAELVLWLASEKSSFVTGSYYNVDGGYLAQ from the coding sequence ATGTTACAGAAGAAGACCGCATTGATCACCGGCGCAGGTTCCGGGATCGGAGAAGCAACAACATTACTCTTCGCACGCAGTGGAGCCAGTGTTATGCTGGCCGATATGGATATGGCGGGGGCGGAACGGGTACTCGCGGAAGTGAAGAAGAACGGAGGCAAGGGTGCTGTGGTGAAGGCGGATGTATCCAACCCAAAGGACTGTGAACACATGGTGGCAGAGACCGTAAAGCAATTCGGTCGGTTGGATATCGCGGTGAACAACGCGGGCATCGGAGGACCACAGGCCATGATCGGAGACTACCCGATAGATGGTTGGGACAAGGTCATCAGCATCAACCTGAGTGGTGTTTTCTATGGCATGCGCTACCAGATCCCTGCAATGCTGAAGAACAAAAGCGGCTCTATCATCAATATGGCATCCATCCTTGCCAAAGTGGGTTTCCCATCATCCGGCGCGTACGTTGCGGCAAAGCATGGTGTCATTGGCCTTACGGAGAATGCAGCGCTGGAATATGCCACACAAGGTATTCGCGTGAATGCTGTAGGACCGGGTTTCATTAAAACACCGTTGCTGGATCAGAACCTGAAAAAGGAGGAAATGGAGGGCATTGCTGCACTACACCCCATGAAACGCATGGGCACACCCGAAGAAGTGGCCGAACTGGTGTTGTGGCTCGCTTCGGAAAAGTCTTCGTTCGTTACAGGATCCTACTACAATGTGGATGGTGGATACCTCGCCCAATAA
- a CDS encoding OmpA family protein — translation MRLLAPTLVLVALMATSCVSKRKYVSATDTVDRLRADSTAMAAEDHALRTQLYGLQDYAKLTADELEQRKSELSATQAELKTKAQRMDELDRRLNAQNEAMDRLRKKVSDALINFKAEDLSVTLKDGKVYVTLSEQLLFASGSAKVDPKGKEALSKLADVLRANSDISVMVEGHTDTIPIRTSNFKDNWDLSTARATSIVRMLTDTYTVPAQRVQASGRGEYMPIASNATTEGRAKNRRTEIILVPKLDELFEIVGSGPASTKPKTP, via the coding sequence ATGCGCCTTCTAGCCCCTACCCTTGTACTTGTCGCATTAATGGCGACCAGTTGCGTCAGCAAACGAAAGTATGTTTCGGCTACTGATACGGTAGATCGTTTGCGAGCCGATAGTACCGCTATGGCCGCTGAGGATCATGCTTTGCGCACTCAGCTTTATGGTCTGCAGGACTATGCCAAGCTTACGGCTGATGAATTGGAGCAACGCAAAAGCGAATTGAGCGCAACGCAAGCAGAGCTTAAGACAAAAGCGCAACGCATGGATGAATTGGACCGTCGCCTGAATGCACAGAATGAAGCCATGGATCGTCTACGCAAAAAAGTGAGTGATGCATTGATCAACTTCAAAGCTGAGGACCTAAGCGTAACCCTGAAAGATGGTAAAGTATACGTGACCTTGAGCGAGCAATTGTTGTTCGCCAGCGGTAGTGCCAAGGTAGATCCCAAGGGCAAAGAAGCGTTGAGCAAACTCGCTGATGTTCTGCGAGCCAACTCGGATATCAGTGTAATGGTGGAAGGCCATACCGACACTATTCCCATACGAACGAGCAACTTCAAGGATAATTGGGACCTGAGCACGGCCCGTGCAACAAGCATAGTACGGATGTTGACTGACACATATACTGTTCCAGCACAACGCGTGCAGGCTTCAGGACGAGGTGAGTACATGCCTATCGCCAGCAATGCAACAACTGAAGGCCGCGCAAAGAACCGCCGCACAGAGATCATACTCGTTCCGAAGCTTGACGAACTCTTTGAGATCGTGGGTTCCGGACCCGCATCCACCAAACCAAAAACACCTTGA
- a CDS encoding SBBP repeat-containing protein, giving the protein MRIQTALLFWLFFTAANAQPFTWNWSVSDTSTLSTPDVQGMATDALGNSYITGQFYGTASFGNLPPITSVGQSDVFIVKYDNSGTALWAMHGGGTDFDDPSDLALDAEGNVLITGTFYSPTATFGADTHTRVGAMDIFVAKVNGADGSFLWSHRFGSNDFQSGHAEHGNAVACDSDGNIYLSGAFKYTLEVVGLPTLDGCSQYYTSFLMKLDPDGNGIWSRRTDCTRHWSYGAVEGQQLTVSSAGDLYLGLRARGDTIFYETDTIINQQLSGQAHDVILAKYDLDGNYQWARQIGGYGYDDAQALAADAEGNIYIAVHREGSYGYLGIPGIDFSGSLGTYRNVVLKYTAEGNLLWGVRLGNSTYDHDIEAMLLEGPEQIVVAGWHQGNFQFDDVVPNPGIGGTYGLFVARYDSSGVLGDYHAARYQYPRGIRGMGRDGGGNLYLAGYFQDSLSFPGLPVMDLATSSSSALFVARSGNFPTSLTERNAATSMCYPNPSNGTFTMQSEQPFTELRIVNTLGAVVYHERFAPTTSHALELVPQGVFAYSLLHKGSVVAHGRMVVQR; this is encoded by the coding sequence ATGCGAATTCAAACTGCTCTACTCTTCTGGCTTTTCTTTACAGCCGCTAACGCGCAGCCGTTCACATGGAACTGGAGCGTAAGCGACACCAGTACCTTGAGTACACCCGATGTGCAAGGCATGGCCACCGATGCGTTGGGCAACAGCTACATCACCGGCCAATTCTACGGAACAGCCAGCTTTGGTAACCTGCCGCCGATCACCAGTGTGGGCCAGAGCGATGTGTTCATAGTGAAGTATGACAATAGCGGAACGGCTTTGTGGGCAATGCACGGTGGTGGTACGGATTTCGACGATCCGAGCGACTTGGCATTGGATGCCGAAGGCAACGTGCTGATCACGGGAACCTTTTACAGTCCTACGGCCACCTTTGGTGCGGATACGCATACGCGCGTGGGTGCAATGGACATCTTTGTTGCGAAAGTGAACGGAGCCGATGGCAGCTTCCTGTGGAGCCACCGTTTTGGCAGCAACGATTTCCAGTCCGGCCATGCCGAGCACGGCAATGCTGTTGCATGTGACAGTGATGGCAACATATACCTGAGCGGCGCCTTCAAGTACACATTGGAAGTTGTTGGCCTGCCCACGTTGGATGGCTGCAGCCAATACTACACGAGCTTCCTGATGAAGCTGGACCCCGATGGCAATGGCATCTGGAGCCGCCGTACGGACTGCACACGGCATTGGAGCTATGGTGCTGTGGAGGGGCAACAGCTTACGGTTAGCTCGGCGGGTGATCTCTATTTGGGTCTGCGCGCCCGTGGCGATACGATCTTCTACGAGACCGATACCATCATTAACCAACAGCTCAGCGGACAGGCGCACGATGTGATCCTTGCGAAGTACGACCTCGATGGTAACTACCAATGGGCACGGCAGATCGGCGGTTACGGTTATGATGATGCACAGGCCCTTGCTGCGGATGCGGAAGGGAATATCTACATCGCCGTGCACCGCGAGGGTTCTTACGGGTACTTGGGCATACCGGGCATTGACTTCTCTGGCAGCCTTGGAACATATAGGAATGTGGTATTGAAGTACACGGCAGAAGGAAACCTCTTGTGGGGTGTGCGCTTAGGCAATTCGACATACGACCATGACATTGAAGCAATGCTCTTGGAAGGTCCGGAGCAGATCGTAGTGGCCGGTTGGCACCAAGGCAATTTCCAGTTCGATGATGTGGTACCCAACCCCGGCATCGGCGGCACTTACGGCCTCTTTGTTGCACGGTACGACAGCAGTGGCGTTCTCGGCGACTACCACGCAGCGCGTTACCAATATCCGCGAGGTATCCGGGGCATGGGTCGCGATGGTGGTGGCAACCTCTACCTCGCAGGCTATTTCCAGGATTCGCTCAGCTTCCCCGGTCTACCCGTGATGGACCTTGCGACCTCCAGTAGCAGCGCACTCTTTGTGGCACGGAGCGGTAACTTCCCGACAAGCTTGACCGAACGCAACGCAGCAACGAGTATGTGCTACCCTAACCCATCGAACGGGACATTCACCATGCAAAGTGAACAGCCGTTCACCGAACTGCGCATTGTGAACACGTTGGGCGCGGTAGTGTACCATGAACGTTTTGCACCCACCACAAGCCATGCGCTGGAACTCGTTCCACAAGGCGTATTCGCTTACTCGCTTTTGCACAAGGGCTCGGTCGTTGCTCACGGGCGGATGGTAGTGCAGCGTTGA
- a CDS encoding phospholipase A yields the protein MTYRSVIFCVAFGSCTYAVAQARNEFLKDTHTLASRWELVDSVRNGTFVLTSYKPVFVLPFNWSSAPNGRPYRSDQTIPTDPEPIALNAVECKFQFSFKTKVVQGLFKNKGDIWVSYTQSSRWQVYNKDLSRPFRDTNFEPEVMVVFPLNIRLLGLRVRMLSGGLDHQSNGSPDPNSRSWNRVIGQVGLERGRFTVLLRPWWRFPEGKNDDNPGITGLIGNGEMIFIYQHRSHVISAQVRSAFIDAPFKGGSLQGDWSFTISGHLKAHLQVFHGKGENLLDYDHRQTTIGLGVSLLDWL from the coding sequence ATGACATACCGCAGTGTTATTTTCTGTGTTGCCTTTGGTTCGTGCACCTATGCAGTCGCGCAAGCACGTAATGAATTCCTCAAGGACACGCACACCTTGGCTTCGCGCTGGGAACTTGTGGACAGTGTGCGCAATGGCACCTTCGTTCTTACCTCCTACAAACCCGTGTTCGTGCTTCCTTTTAATTGGAGCAGTGCACCGAATGGGAGACCTTATCGCTCGGACCAGACCATACCTACGGATCCGGAGCCCATTGCGTTGAATGCGGTGGAGTGCAAGTTCCAATTCAGTTTCAAGACCAAGGTGGTGCAAGGCTTGTTCAAGAACAAGGGTGATATTTGGGTTTCGTACACGCAAAGCTCGCGCTGGCAAGTGTATAACAAGGACCTTAGCCGTCCGTTCCGCGATACGAATTTCGAGCCTGAAGTGATGGTGGTATTTCCGCTGAATATCCGACTCCTTGGTCTACGCGTGCGCATGCTTAGCGGCGGGCTGGATCACCAAAGCAATGGAAGCCCGGATCCGAACAGCCGTAGTTGGAATCGCGTCATTGGGCAAGTGGGACTGGAGCGCGGACGTTTTACCGTATTGCTGCGGCCTTGGTGGCGCTTTCCTGAAGGAAAGAATGATGATAATCCCGGAATAACCGGGCTGATAGGCAATGGCGAAATGATCTTCATATACCAGCATCGCAGCCACGTTATTTCCGCGCAGGTCCGCAGCGCGTTCATAGATGCACCGTTCAAGGGAGGTTCATTGCAGGGCGACTGGTCCTTCACCATCAGCGGCCACCTGAAGGCGCACCTCCAAGTGTTCCACGGGAAGGGCGAGAACCTGTTGGACTATGACCACCGGCAGACCACCATTGGCTTGGGCGTTTCGCTCTTGGATTGGTTGTAA
- a CDS encoding STAS/SEC14 domain-containing protein, protein MIEQLETFPDNVLAIEVIDKFNETDEKLCQKWFEAKRASNSQVNVLVKLDEMKLSASSIKAFFEDMLWVLRNYTHLGHLAIVAHSNVLKALVPLDNLFFQRASKGRMERYFDVSQMEDAIAFVKAGPAE, encoded by the coding sequence ATGATCGAACAACTGGAAACCTTTCCCGATAATGTCCTAGCGATCGAAGTGATCGATAAATTCAACGAAACGGATGAAAAGCTATGTCAGAAATGGTTCGAGGCCAAGCGTGCATCCAACTCACAAGTGAACGTGCTGGTGAAGTTGGATGAAATGAAACTTTCCGCATCGAGTATAAAGGCCTTTTTCGAGGACATGCTCTGGGTATTGCGGAACTACACGCACCTAGGGCACCTCGCCATCGTAGCGCATTCCAATGTACTGAAAGCTTTGGTACCATTGGATAACCTATTCTTCCAACGCGCGAGCAAAGGACGCATGGAGCGCTACTTCGACGTATCGCAGATGGAGGATGCCATAGCCTTTGTGAAAGCTGGTCCGGCCGAGTAG
- a CDS encoding sigma-70 family RNA polymerase sigma factor gives MPTFDELYDKHAPMLYGIALRFTGVPCAKRALSSTCLELWGTAAKRDLPITVLPMVRVMVSHLRKQCINDGKRKQFERQLSIVMAELKERGVRSSQG, from the coding sequence ATGCCCACCTTTGATGAGCTTTATGATAAGCATGCTCCCATGCTTTATGGAATTGCCTTGCGGTTCACCGGTGTGCCGTGTGCAAAACGGGCTTTAAGCAGTACGTGTCTAGAGTTGTGGGGAACGGCTGCGAAACGCGATCTACCCATAACCGTGCTGCCCATGGTCCGCGTGATGGTGTCTCATTTGCGGAAGCAGTGCATTAACGATGGTAAGCGTAAACAGTTCGAAAGACAGCTTTCCATCGTAATGGCGGAGTTGAAGGAGCGTGGCGTTAGATCGTCACAAGGATGA
- a CDS encoding lipocalin family protein — protein MKTKIATLLILFSLLGLQSCSTLPEGAVAVTNFDKAKYLGKWYEIARLDFKFERDLSNTTAEYSLNENGTIKVDNNGYNTKKEKWEQAIGKAKFAGSENTAMLKVSFFGPFYAGYNVIALDPEYRYALVAGASLDYLWILSRETTIPQDVRDNYLKIAEEIGYHTADLIWVAHDRQH, from the coding sequence ATGAAAACCAAAATAGCCACACTACTCATCCTATTCTCCTTGCTCGGGCTTCAATCGTGTTCTACACTACCGGAAGGAGCGGTGGCCGTTACCAACTTTGACAAAGCAAAGTACCTTGGTAAATGGTATGAGATCGCTCGGTTGGATTTCAAATTCGAGCGTGATCTGAGTAATACCACCGCAGAGTATTCATTGAATGAGAATGGCACCATTAAAGTTGACAATAATGGATACAACACAAAAAAAGAGAAATGGGAGCAAGCGATCGGCAAGGCAAAGTTTGCTGGTAGTGAAAATACGGCAATGCTCAAAGTGTCCTTCTTCGGACCGTTCTATGCAGGCTACAATGTAATTGCGCTTGACCCAGAATACCGCTATGCCTTAGTTGCCGGAGCAAGCTTGGACTACCTCTGGATCCTATCCCGAGAAACAACCATTCCGCAAGATGTGAGAGATAACTATTTGAAGATCGCAGAAGAGATCGGTTATCACACTGCAGACCTGATCTGGGTTGCACATGATCGGCAGCACTAA
- a CDS encoding tetratricopeptide repeat protein, whose protein sequence is MRTFLPLLLNAFGMVCLAQNQSTVQRDSLQVIWSDERIPDTARFDAGIELVRDIIYSAPPDSGLQLARELLYFAQEHHLDPQRAEAHILCGTFNNRLSRWDSAESHLLRAFDLYERLGQNRGKAKVMNSLGNALAYKGDHVKSIDYYTQGLRIAEAENDSNLIARLLGNIGVSHYEQGDLERGLEYFNRRIAVADRIGDRQCALEAYICIGITRQKQGRLIDARAEFIKSLGIAREINDVLSIQVVQGNLGTVYIDQGDYPKALAYLDSSLVLAERQEDPMQIANIYSEMARAHHLQGNESAALDAARKALSSAEIAGVLENWRDAAKINYTVLKAMGRKSEALDMHELYITMRDSMTNDDNKKRMMSQSFEYEFDKKEALLTAEQEKKDAVATEELRRKNLQRNAFIGGFGLMMLLAGTFFFQRNRISKARKRSDELLLNILPEEIAEELKEKGSAEAVQIDQVTVLFTDFKGFTAMSEVLTPKQLVKDLHECFSAFDHICEKHGLEKIKTIGDAYMAAGGLPTPNSTHATDVIKAAFEMRDFIAAGKAHKITAGLPYFEIRIGIHTGPVVAGIVGVKKFQYDIWGDTVNTASRMESSGEVGQVNISEATYALVKDEPGLSFTSRGKVQAKGKGELEMYFVQLA, encoded by the coding sequence ATGCGCACTTTTCTGCCTCTCCTGCTGAATGCCTTTGGTATGGTTTGCTTGGCGCAAAACCAGAGCACCGTGCAACGCGATAGTTTGCAGGTGATCTGGTCGGATGAAAGGATACCGGATACTGCGCGCTTTGATGCAGGGATCGAATTGGTACGTGATATCATTTACAGCGCTCCGCCCGACAGTGGTCTACAACTGGCACGTGAATTACTGTATTTCGCTCAAGAACACCACTTGGATCCACAACGCGCCGAGGCCCATATACTTTGCGGCACATTCAACAACCGGTTGAGCCGGTGGGACAGTGCAGAGTCACACCTGCTTCGGGCGTTCGACCTGTATGAACGCCTCGGCCAGAACCGCGGTAAGGCGAAGGTGATGAACAGTTTGGGAAATGCCCTTGCCTACAAAGGCGACCACGTGAAGTCCATTGACTATTACACGCAAGGACTTCGCATCGCCGAAGCTGAAAATGACAGTAATTTGATCGCAAGACTGCTGGGTAACATCGGCGTCTCGCACTACGAACAAGGAGATCTCGAACGAGGACTTGAATACTTCAATCGAAGGATCGCTGTGGCCGATCGTATCGGTGACCGTCAATGCGCCCTAGAAGCTTACATCTGCATTGGTATAACACGCCAGAAACAGGGGCGGCTGATCGATGCACGCGCCGAGTTCATCAAGAGTTTGGGCATTGCGCGTGAGATCAACGATGTCCTGAGCATACAGGTCGTGCAAGGAAACTTGGGTACCGTGTACATCGACCAAGGCGACTACCCAAAAGCGTTGGCCTATCTGGACAGCAGTTTGGTATTGGCCGAGCGGCAGGAAGACCCTATGCAGATCGCCAATATCTACAGCGAAATGGCGCGCGCACATCATCTGCAAGGCAATGAAAGCGCTGCACTCGACGCCGCGCGTAAGGCATTGTCTTCAGCAGAAATAGCTGGGGTATTGGAGAATTGGCGCGATGCCGCGAAGATCAATTACACGGTGCTGAAGGCAATGGGAAGGAAAAGCGAAGCATTGGATATGCACGAACTCTACATCACCATGCGCGATAGCATGACGAACGATGATAACAAGAAGCGCATGATGAGCCAGAGCTTCGAGTATGAGTTCGACAAGAAAGAAGCGCTACTTACTGCTGAGCAAGAAAAGAAAGATGCGGTAGCGACAGAGGAACTCCGACGCAAGAACCTGCAACGCAATGCATTTATCGGGGGATTCGGGCTGATGATGTTATTGGCCGGGACCTTTTTCTTCCAACGAAACCGCATCAGCAAAGCCCGAAAGCGCAGCGATGAACTCTTGCTCAATATCCTACCAGAAGAAATAGCAGAAGAATTGAAAGAAAAAGGTTCGGCAGAGGCTGTGCAGATCGATCAGGTCACCGTGCTCTTCACGGATTTCAAAGGCTTCACGGCTATGAGCGAAGTGCTTACCCCAAAACAACTTGTAAAAGACCTGCACGAATGCTTCAGTGCATTCGATCACATTTGCGAGAAGCATGGGCTTGAAAAAATAAAGACCATCGGCGATGCCTACATGGCCGCCGGTGGATTACCTACGCCCAATAGCACGCACGCCACTGATGTGATCAAAGCGGCCTTCGAAATGCGCGACTTCATCGCCGCGGGAAAAGCCCACAAGATCACCGCCGGCCTCCCCTACTTCGAGATCCGAATCGGTATCCATACCGGTCCGGTGGTGGCCGGTATCGTGGGCGTCAAGAAGTTCCAGTACGACATCTGGGGCGATACGGTAAATACTGCCAGCCGCATGGAGAGCAGCGGTGAAGTTGGACAGGTTAACATCAGCGAGGCGACTTATGCACTCGTGAAGGATGAACCGGGGCTTTCATTCACCTCACGCGGCAAAGTGCAGGCGAAGGGAAAGGGGGAATTGGAGATGTACTTTGTTCAGCTGGCTTAG
- a CDS encoding IS110 family transposase: MKHWIGIDVSSATLDFALLDEHGVHLESLQVSNGRTAVMTLMNSWKKRYGVDTGECLVCLEPTGHYTLMLLNLIVEQHWHAWLAHPLDIQKSMGIKRVKNDKVDALRIAQYARTFREKTRLFTAQNLKLDKLKHLLTRRQHLVRVRAMYKKHLSDLNRYMDKDIKKAFDQLDKRLIVASDRAVIRVEQLIMAQIKADDITSEQYNLLLTIPGVGPQLASYLIALTDGFHRFTNPRELACHAGVAPFERSSGSSIRGRTQVSHQANKILKTMLHMAALANVQREGELKVYFQRKVSEGKKPILVVNAVRNKIIHCVCAVIRNNRPYEQRQLVQN; encoded by the coding sequence ATGAAGCATTGGATCGGTATCGATGTGAGCAGTGCAACCTTGGATTTCGCATTGCTCGATGAACACGGTGTTCACTTGGAGAGCTTGCAAGTAAGCAATGGTCGTACAGCCGTAATGACGCTAATGAACAGCTGGAAGAAACGATACGGAGTTGACACCGGGGAATGCCTAGTGTGTTTGGAACCTACCGGGCACTATACGTTGATGTTGCTTAATCTGATCGTGGAGCAGCACTGGCATGCTTGGTTGGCGCACCCGCTCGATATACAAAAGAGCATGGGCATCAAGCGTGTGAAGAACGACAAAGTGGACGCTTTGCGGATCGCGCAATACGCACGCACATTTCGAGAGAAAACACGTTTGTTCACAGCACAGAACCTCAAGCTCGATAAACTCAAGCACCTGCTCACACGTAGGCAACACTTGGTTCGCGTCAGAGCCATGTACAAGAAGCATCTCTCGGACCTGAACCGCTACATGGACAAGGACATTAAAAAGGCGTTCGACCAACTTGACAAGCGTTTGATCGTTGCTTCGGATCGTGCCGTGATACGCGTAGAGCAACTGATCATGGCACAGATCAAAGCCGATGATATAACCAGTGAACAATACAACCTGTTGCTCACGATCCCTGGCGTAGGCCCACAATTAGCGAGCTATTTGATCGCGCTCACCGATGGCTTCCATCGATTTACGAACCCACGCGAACTGGCATGTCATGCTGGTGTAGCTCCATTTGAGCGTAGTTCTGGTAGCAGTATTCGCGGACGAACGCAAGTATCACATCAAGCCAACAAGATCCTTAAGACCATGCTCCACATGGCTGCACTTGCCAACGTGCAACGCGAAGGAGAATTAAAGGTCTACTTCCAACGCAAAGTATCTGAAGGCAAGAAGCCGATATTGGTTGTCAATGCGGTCCGTAATAAGATCATCCATTGTGTTTGCGCCGTGATCCGCAACAACCGGCCCTATGAGCAGCGGCAATTAGTGCAGAATTGA